In Caproicibacterium amylolyticum, a genomic segment contains:
- a CDS encoding phage tail spike protein has translation MMIRVYDSKAQEFSNDGLGTVTPSSCVVSEEINGAFELELTHPVDSFGKWKRLQKNNIIRANTHHGIQAFRIYRVVKNVVDGTVKVNARHIFYDLLANFVEDVRPTGKTGAEAGQQILSGCQYLTPFTFSSDITHNSTAYYLRQSPVQAFLGDADQAFISRWGGEIIRDNFSIAVNTRLGTDNGVRIAYGKNMAGLEFQEDASGVATRILPTALTEDNQILILPEKYIDSPRIADYPFPVIAVMDTGFQVGKEVDGAISYPTIDSCYEAMREFVANQYLAGADIPKLSLSVDFVDWKDITGYEKYRSLLTVNLGDDVTVDYEPFGVSVKLRVCAVSYNCLTDRFETLTVGEKRISVVNSINSASQQISEVKREITVTNQNVSSVTENVSDLNSDDKLTPGEKSAALREWSSFANEKGTLSTQATALGITTELSAYNDSFQLLSNYLNGGALYTTGIPLWLDDGHRDTTTDISGEQYRQNFEDYYVARNILVQAITAKLKALADTAQNGVDANTGEITTIDSTLITIQTDVGGLQTTVSSIDDQISNTEDGIALRLSNAESTIEQHSASIVTKVESSTFDGYVSENDAQFSDVDTRLTTMQQTVDGLTLSISRTGYRNLLKNSAGRNGLTFWSTTGTVTTVSNTDTSNNTVSNSAFLMAADSAISQDFSLKFNTAHTASLLFRASGSGGTVTVSITQNGAESVLYDNTNTGTDWEFVTFSFHSLGTVCSIKITASIEILVSDLIVSEGTNIAPWVQSDEELYTTNFIADSTGLTIGSNTTDMKAHISTSAFEIFRGDDLRINVAPDGTRLQKTIIEDDLTVGSVKEIVRAGVGVDFVVI, from the coding sequence ATGATGATTCGGGTCTACGATTCCAAAGCACAGGAATTTTCGAATGACGGACTTGGGACGGTCACTCCAAGTTCCTGCGTCGTTTCGGAAGAAATCAACGGCGCGTTTGAACTGGAACTGACGCATCCGGTCGATTCCTTCGGCAAGTGGAAACGGCTCCAGAAAAACAATATCATCCGGGCGAACACACACCATGGGATTCAGGCATTCCGCATCTACCGGGTGGTCAAAAACGTTGTCGACGGTACGGTGAAGGTGAATGCCCGGCACATCTTCTATGACCTGCTGGCCAATTTCGTGGAGGACGTCCGTCCGACCGGCAAGACCGGAGCGGAAGCCGGGCAGCAGATTCTGAGCGGATGCCAGTATCTGACTCCGTTCACCTTCTCAAGCGACATTACACATAATTCCACCGCTTACTATCTCCGCCAGTCTCCGGTGCAAGCGTTCCTCGGTGACGCCGATCAGGCGTTCATTTCCCGGTGGGGCGGTGAGATCATCCGGGACAATTTCAGCATCGCCGTCAACACCCGGCTTGGGACGGACAACGGAGTACGGATCGCCTACGGAAAGAACATGGCGGGGCTGGAATTTCAGGAGGACGCATCCGGCGTGGCGACGCGGATTCTGCCGACGGCCCTGACCGAAGATAATCAGATTCTGATTCTCCCTGAAAAGTACATTGACAGCCCGCGCATCGCTGATTATCCGTTTCCGGTGATTGCAGTGATGGACACCGGATTTCAGGTCGGCAAAGAAGTCGACGGCGCAATTTCCTACCCCACAATCGATTCCTGCTATGAAGCCATGAGAGAATTCGTTGCCAATCAGTACCTTGCCGGGGCCGACATTCCGAAGCTTTCCCTGTCTGTGGATTTCGTGGACTGGAAGGACATCACCGGATATGAAAAATACAGGTCTTTGCTGACTGTGAACCTCGGCGATGATGTTACGGTCGATTATGAGCCGTTCGGTGTCAGCGTCAAGCTTCGGGTGTGCGCGGTATCATACAACTGCCTGACCGATCGGTTTGAAACACTGACCGTCGGAGAGAAGCGAATATCCGTCGTGAATTCCATCAACTCCGCTTCGCAGCAGATCAGCGAAGTAAAGCGGGAAATTACCGTTACCAATCAGAACGTGTCCTCTGTCACGGAAAACGTATCTGACCTGAACAGTGACGACAAGCTGACTCCGGGTGAAAAAAGCGCCGCTCTGAGGGAGTGGAGTTCCTTTGCCAATGAAAAAGGAACGCTCAGCACGCAGGCCACGGCGCTTGGAATTACAACCGAACTGTCTGCCTACAACGACTCTTTCCAGCTCCTCTCCAATTATCTGAACGGCGGCGCGTTGTACACGACCGGCATTCCGCTCTGGCTGGATGATGGGCATCGGGATACCACCACGGACATCAGCGGCGAACAGTACCGGCAGAACTTTGAGGATTACTATGTTGCCCGGAACATACTTGTTCAGGCAATCACCGCGAAGCTCAAGGCGCTGGCCGACACCGCGCAGAACGGCGTCGACGCCAACACGGGCGAAATCACGACCATTGATTCGACCCTTATCACCATCCAGACCGATGTCGGCGGCCTGCAAACCACCGTTTCTAGCATCGACGACCAGATTTCCAACACCGAGGACGGCATCGCGCTCCGGCTTTCGAACGCGGAATCGACCATTGAACAGCACAGCGCTTCCATTGTCACCAAAGTCGAAAGCAGCACCTTCGACGGATATGTTTCGGAAAATGACGCACAGTTTTCAGACGTTGATACCCGGCTGACCACGATGCAGCAGACCGTGGACGGTCTGACCTTGTCCATCAGCAGGACCGGCTACCGGAATCTGCTGAAGAATTCGGCGGGCCGGAACGGGCTGACTTTCTGGAGCACAACCGGAACAGTCACTACCGTTTCCAATACGGATACTTCAAACAACACGGTCAGCAATTCCGCCTTCCTCATGGCGGCGGACAGCGCCATCTCGCAGGATTTCTCCCTGAAATTCAACACGGCACACACGGCCTCTTTGCTCTTTCGGGCTTCCGGCTCGGGCGGAACAGTTACGGTCAGCATTACACAAAACGGTGCCGAATCCGTTTTATATGACAACACAAATACCGGCACGGACTGGGAGTTTGTTACCTTTTCTTTCCATTCTCTGGGCACGGTCTGCTCCATTAAAATTACAGCTTCCATTGAAATCCTCGTGTCCGATCTGATCGTTTCCGAGGGGACGAATATTGCGCCGTGGGTACAATCCGACGAAGAGCTATATACAACAAACTTCATCGCCGACAGCACCGGTCTGACGATCGGAAGCAATACCACCGACATGAAAGCCCACATTTCCACTTCGGCATTTGAAATCTTTCGAGGCGATGATCTTAGAATCAACGTTGCGCCGGACGGAACGCGCCTGCAAAAAACCATCATTGAGGACGATCTCACGGTCGGCAGTGTCAAGGAAATCGTCCGGGCCGGGGTCGGCGTCGATTTCGTTGTAATATAG
- a CDS encoding DUF859 family phage minor structural protein produces the protein MSEIISALQNGSQVKVVYSYTQNISANTSAVTASLYVHRDSYGPSYADSCTAYININGARAMTYTAGFTIGSSWVQIGSTATATVAHNADGTKIVNITGYFNSSVTSKLENLSVSQNITLATIPRASQITASSGSFNIGSSITIYTNRKSISFTHALNLYFGGYATTITYDITDSYVWNTSGWASAMYQQIPNTNTGTGTLRLITYDAGGSVVGYTELGITAHVVNSNPSFANFSYADVDSNTVALTGDSSQIVQTKSNLRVTVTGAAAQNYATVSSYRVQYGSKTVTSNSSVISFGTVSASDSLIVTVVDSRGNTAQQSTAISTIAYSPPVISSVSLSRVNNIEAGTVLECAGTYAAYMVMKSQYFLKYRYKTTSSSTWSDYVPVTPTVSGGDFSFNASIGNFDIDSSFNFEIAASDYYVSTVQSALLPTAKPVFSIRDGQIGVNKIPENGALDVSGDVYISGSKAYSDGYHPGADTVGGLHILRGAASGTTATQTVYGSIYYSADINISFGTTLPVVPYVLTSFNTNGFGYCVIKSTSTTGFTVKITNEVTSSGVNWGIHWLAVY, from the coding sequence ATGAGTGAAATCATCAGCGCCCTGCAGAACGGTTCGCAGGTCAAGGTAGTCTATTCCTACACCCAAAATATCTCCGCGAACACATCGGCGGTCACCGCTTCCCTGTATGTTCACCGCGACAGCTACGGACCGTCGTATGCCGATTCCTGTACAGCGTATATCAACATCAACGGCGCTCGGGCTATGACATACACGGCGGGCTTCACGATCGGGTCGAGCTGGGTGCAGATCGGCAGCACGGCGACCGCGACTGTAGCGCACAATGCCGACGGTACAAAAATCGTCAACATCACAGGATACTTCAATTCCAGCGTCACCTCAAAACTGGAAAATCTCAGTGTTTCCCAGAACATCACACTGGCAACGATTCCAAGGGCGAGCCAAATCACGGCGTCATCCGGTTCTTTCAACATCGGCAGTTCCATTACAATCTACACGAACCGGAAGAGTATTTCCTTTACGCATGCACTGAATTTGTATTTCGGCGGCTATGCTACAACAATTACCTACGATATTACCGACAGCTATGTTTGGAACACCTCCGGGTGGGCCTCGGCCATGTACCAGCAGATTCCGAACACAAATACCGGAACCGGCACGCTGCGGCTCATCACCTACGACGCGGGCGGCAGCGTGGTCGGATACACGGAACTGGGAATTACGGCCCATGTGGTTAACAGCAATCCATCATTCGCCAATTTCTCCTATGCCGATGTGGATTCCAATACCGTCGCGCTGACAGGCGATTCTTCGCAGATCGTCCAGACAAAGTCGAATCTCCGGGTGACCGTGACCGGCGCGGCGGCACAGAATTACGCGACGGTTTCTTCCTACCGGGTGCAGTACGGCTCAAAAACAGTGACGAGCAATTCCAGCGTGATCAGCTTCGGAACCGTGTCCGCGAGCGACAGCCTGATCGTGACCGTCGTGGACAGCCGGGGCAACACAGCTCAGCAGAGCACGGCAATTTCCACGATTGCCTATTCCCCGCCGGTGATTTCTTCCGTTTCACTCTCGCGCGTGAACAACATCGAAGCCGGAACGGTGCTGGAATGCGCCGGAACATACGCGGCCTACATGGTAATGAAAAGCCAGTATTTTCTGAAATACCGGTACAAGACAACTTCTTCCAGCACATGGAGCGATTATGTCCCCGTCACGCCGACCGTGAGCGGCGGTGATTTCTCGTTCAACGCCAGCATCGGGAACTTCGATATCGACTCGTCGTTCAACTTTGAGATCGCGGCGTCCGACTATTATGTCTCAACCGTACAGTCTGCCCTGCTGCCCACGGCAAAGCCGGTCTTTTCCATCCGCGACGGACAGATCGGCGTCAACAAAATCCCGGAGAACGGGGCGCTGGACGTCAGCGGCGACGTTTATATCTCCGGTTCCAAGGCTTACAGCGACGGCTATCATCCCGGCGCCGATACCGTGGGCGGGCTGCACATTCTGCGCGGCGCGGCCTCCGGGACCACTGCCACACAGACGGTCTACGGTTCCATCTACTATTCGGCGGATATCAACATCAGCTTCGGAACGACTTTGCCGGTGGTTCCGTATGTCCTGACGTCGTTCAACACGAACGGCTTCGGCTACTGCGTCATCAAAAGCACAAGTACGACCGGGTTCACAGTCAAAATCACCAATGAGGTCACATCCTCGGGTGTAAACTGGGGAATCCACTGGCTCGCGGTGTATTGA
- a CDS encoding SHOCT domain-containing protein has translation MEMNREQFQKELDYGTAMALVREMLEEGVISREEFTRIDTMYLDRYCPVFRRIELPEARQE, from the coding sequence ATGGAAATGAACCGCGAGCAGTTTCAAAAAGAACTTGATTACGGCACCGCTATGGCACTGGTGCGTGAAATGCTGGAGGAGGGTGTCATCAGTCGCGAGGAGTTCACCCGCATTGATACGATGTACCTTGACCGTTACTGTCCGGTGTTCCGCCGGATAGAACTCCCCGAAGCACGTCAGGAATGA
- a CDS encoding recombinase family protein: MQVRQIYTPAPEPVKKRVCAYARVSSGSDEQLHSLSAQISYYSEMIGKNPDWEYAGVFSDEAFTGTKESRPGFQKMLSRCRTGEIQMIITKSISRFARNTVTVLQSVRELKAIGVDVFFEEQNIHSLSGEGEFMLSVLSSFAQEESRSCSENCKWRIRKDFQEGRPNTGRLLGYRLSGGVLTVVPEEAETVREIYRDYLSGMGMLAIVKKFRARGVFISKGGVSGILRNEKYIGSMLLQKTFVRDHLTKKKMKNTGQLPQFFVEDSHEAIIDRDTWDAVQDKIDRRANSHPPRKAPDSYPFTGLIRCGKCGAPYRRKHANAGKPYEKIVWICATFNTLGKAECDSQQIPESVLETLAEEVGGISQISEVMVPEANRLIFRMKNGSEIEREWQNPSRRESWTPEMREAARQRALQQRGKEKNW; the protein is encoded by the coding sequence ATGCAGGTAAGACAAATCTATACTCCCGCGCCGGAGCCGGTAAAAAAGCGTGTCTGCGCTTACGCGAGGGTTTCCTCCGGCAGCGACGAACAGCTTCACAGCCTGTCAGCGCAGATCAGCTATTACAGTGAAATGATCGGCAAAAATCCTGATTGGGAATATGCCGGAGTTTTTTCCGACGAGGCATTTACGGGGACAAAAGAGTCACGTCCCGGCTTTCAGAAAATGCTGAGCCGGTGCCGCACCGGAGAAATCCAGATGATCATCACAAAGTCCATTTCGAGGTTTGCCAGAAACACCGTCACCGTACTGCAATCGGTGCGGGAACTGAAAGCCATCGGAGTGGACGTCTTTTTCGAGGAACAGAATATCCATTCGCTTTCCGGCGAGGGCGAATTCATGCTGAGCGTCCTATCCTCATTCGCGCAGGAGGAGAGCCGTTCCTGCTCTGAAAACTGCAAGTGGCGGATTCGCAAGGACTTTCAGGAGGGCCGCCCCAACACGGGAAGGCTGCTCGGTTACCGCCTTTCCGGCGGAGTATTGACCGTTGTACCGGAGGAGGCCGAAACGGTCAGGGAAATTTACAGAGATTATCTAAGCGGCATGGGTATGCTCGCAATCGTGAAAAAATTCCGTGCGCGCGGCGTGTTCATAAGCAAGGGCGGGGTTTCCGGTATTCTCCGAAACGAAAAATATATAGGCTCTATGCTTTTACAGAAAACCTTTGTACGAGACCACCTCACAAAGAAAAAAATGAAGAACACAGGGCAGCTTCCGCAGTTTTTTGTGGAGGATAGCCACGAGGCAATTATTGACAGGGATACATGGGACGCCGTGCAGGATAAAATAGACCGCCGTGCTAATTCTCATCCCCCAAGGAAAGCACCTGACAGTTATCCATTTACCGGGCTGATTCGATGCGGAAAATGCGGCGCGCCCTACCGGCGCAAGCACGCCAATGCAGGAAAACCCTATGAGAAAATCGTGTGGATATGCGCTACCTTTAATACGCTGGGAAAGGCCGAATGCGACAGCCAGCAGATCCCGGAGTCTGTTTTGGAAACACTGGCAGAGGAAGTAGGCGGTATCTCACAAATATCCGAAGTTATGGTGCCGGAAGCGAACCGGCTGATCTTCCGCATGAAGAACGGTTCGGAAATTGAGCGCGAATGGCAAAACCCGTCGCGCCGTGAGAGTTGGACGCCTGAAATGCGCGAAGCCGCCCGGCAAAGAGCCCTTCAGCAGCGGGGAAAGGAGAAAAACTGGTGA
- a CDS encoding recombinase family protein, which translates to MSKKQITVIPATIGLHQKSAFGDPTAKRRVAAYARVSTDSEEQQTSYEAQVDYYTKYIKERDDWEFIKVYTDEGISAVNTKRREGFKQMVADALAGKIDLIVTKSVSRFARNTVDSLNTIRQLKEKHVECYFEKESIWTFDGKGELLLTIMSSLAQEESRSISENVTWGQRKRFSDGKVTMPYGRFLGYIKGADGKPKIVEEEARIVREIFQMFLNNISIREICRELTQRGVPTPGGKQNWAVSTVRSILSNERYKGDALLQKRFTVDFLSKKMKRNEGEVPQYYVENSHPAIVSPEMFDLVQAELEKVITAGYKRSSVSCFSGKIFCAYCGEVYSRKTWTTTKNRQPVKRQVWQCNAKYPERGEVCPSIHVTEEEIKEAFLLALNQIISDRKRYIANLEPILELLADTGELDTEECVLKERADGIHAQMEALVNESARKAQNQNELRERYAELNSRYESVKGRLAEVADEKQAKRVRRENILRFMDTVRERESLLTAFDEPLWRASVERMTVRTKKDIVVRFRDGQEVNVDITER; encoded by the coding sequence GTGAGCAAAAAACAGATAACGGTCATTCCCGCGACTATCGGTCTTCACCAAAAATCCGCTTTCGGTGACCCCACCGCGAAACGGCGCGTGGCGGCCTACGCGCGGGTATCCACCGACAGCGAGGAACAGCAAACCAGCTATGAGGCACAGGTGGATTATTACACAAAATACATCAAAGAGCGCGATGATTGGGAGTTCATCAAGGTCTATACAGATGAGGGAATTTCAGCGGTAAACACCAAACGCCGCGAGGGATTTAAGCAGATGGTCGCGGACGCTCTGGCGGGGAAAATTGATCTGATTGTTACTAAATCGGTCAGCCGCTTCGCACGGAATACCGTAGACTCCCTGAACACCATACGCCAGCTGAAAGAAAAACATGTGGAGTGCTATTTTGAAAAGGAATCAATCTGGACGTTTGACGGCAAGGGCGAACTGCTTCTGACCATCATGTCGTCGCTGGCGCAGGAGGAATCAAGGTCAATCAGCGAAAACGTGACATGGGGGCAAAGAAAACGCTTTTCCGACGGAAAGGTCACGATGCCTTACGGGCGGTTTCTCGGTTATATCAAAGGCGCGGACGGCAAACCGAAGATTGTGGAAGAAGAAGCCCGGATTGTCCGTGAGATATTTCAAATGTTTTTAAACAATATCTCCATTCGCGAGATATGCAGAGAATTAACGCAGCGCGGTGTTCCCACCCCCGGCGGAAAACAGAACTGGGCGGTCAGCACTGTGCGCAGCATTCTGTCCAATGAGCGTTACAAGGGCGATGCGCTTCTGCAAAAGCGTTTTACAGTGGACTTTCTCTCCAAAAAAATGAAGCGTAACGAGGGCGAGGTTCCTCAATATTATGTAGAAAATTCGCATCCGGCGATTGTTTCGCCTGAGATGTTTGATTTGGTACAGGCAGAGCTTGAAAAAGTCATCACCGCCGGATATAAGCGAAGCAGTGTCAGCTGCTTTTCCGGCAAGATTTTCTGTGCGTACTGCGGCGAAGTCTATTCCCGCAAAACGTGGACTACGACAAAAAACCGCCAGCCTGTGAAACGTCAGGTCTGGCAGTGCAACGCGAAATATCCGGAGCGCGGAGAAGTGTGTCCTTCCATCCATGTTACGGAAGAAGAGATTAAAGAAGCGTTTCTGCTGGCGCTCAATCAGATTATTAGCGACCGCAAACGGTACATAGCAAACCTCGAACCTATATTGGAGCTTCTTGCCGACACCGGCGAACTGGATACAGAAGAATGCGTTTTAAAGGAGCGCGCAGACGGAATCCACGCCCAGATGGAGGCGCTGGTGAACGAAAGCGCCCGGAAGGCACAAAATCAGAATGAACTGCGCGAACGCTATGCGGAACTTAACAGCCGCTACGAATCGGTCAAAGGGCGGCTCGCTGAGGTTGCCGACGAGAAGCAAGCTAAACGAGTTCGGCGGGAAAATATCCTGCGTTTTATGGATACGGTCAGGGAACGCGAAAGCCTGCTGACTGCCTTTGACGAGCCGCTCTGGCGGGCATCGGTCGAGCGCATGACCGTCCGAACAAAGAAGGATATTGTGGTGCGCTTCCGCGACGGGCAGGAGGTGAATGTTGACATTACAGAGCGGTAA